A genome region from Nitrospira sp. includes the following:
- a CDS encoding MoaD/ThiS family protein yields the protein MITITLMGQLQTTDGERDLACELPAPVTVRQVIQRQGRGLRHMLQLLREKKVLVTINKRIASEDSLVQDGDAVRFVGHDGAGGSGLAPSF from the coding sequence ATGATTACGATTACGCTGATGGGACAACTACAGACCACTGATGGAGAACGGGACCTCGCCTGCGAACTCCCTGCCCCGGTGACCGTTCGCCAAGTGATTCAACGACAGGGCCGCGGACTTCGCCACATGCTCCAGCTATTGCGGGAAAAGAAAGTCCTGGTTACCATCAACAAACGCATCGCCAGCGAGGATTCGCTGGTGCAAGACGGAGATGCCGTTCGATTCGTAGGGCATGACGGTGCAGGAGGCAGCGGACTCGCTCCGTCCTTTTAG